The Saccharothrix variisporea genome has a segment encoding these proteins:
- a CDS encoding D-glycero-alpha-D-manno-heptose-1,7-bisphosphate 7-phosphatase, with translation MDQYPQAVLFDRDGTLVRDVPYNGDPARVSLMPGAVETVRELRARGVKTGVVSNQSGIGRGLLTPEQVAAVNARVEELLGRFGTWQICPHHPDEGCECRKPKPGLVIAACAALGVEPSRTVVIGDIGADVDAAHAAGARAVLVPTDRTLREEVDRAPRTAEDLVSALGVIG, from the coding sequence GTGGACCAGTACCCCCAGGCCGTGCTGTTCGACCGCGACGGCACGCTAGTTCGAGACGTGCCGTACAACGGTGACCCGGCACGCGTTTCGCTCATGCCGGGAGCCGTGGAAACGGTGCGTGAGCTGCGCGCACGCGGTGTGAAGACCGGTGTGGTGAGCAACCAGTCCGGCATCGGCCGCGGCCTGCTCACGCCCGAGCAGGTGGCGGCCGTCAACGCGCGCGTCGAGGAGTTGCTGGGCCGTTTCGGCACGTGGCAGATCTGTCCACACCACCCGGACGAGGGGTGCGAGTGCCGCAAACCCAAACCTGGTCTGGTGATCGCCGCGTGCGCCGCGTTGGGCGTCGAGCCGTCACGGACCGTGGTCATCGGGGACATCGGCGCGGACGTGGACGCGGCGCACGCCGCCGGCGCCCGCGCGGTGCTGGTCCCGACCGATCGGACGTTGCGGGAGGAAGTCGATCGCGCTCCCCGCACGGCGGAGGACCTGGTGTCGGCGCTGGGGGTGATCGGATGA
- a CDS encoding SRPBCC family protein has translation MTTIEKSVDVEVPVQTAYNQWTQFESFPEFMEGVERIEQVTATRTHWVTKIGGVEREFDAEITEQHPDERVAWHTVDGPPQGGVVTFHRLDDRHTRVHLQMEYDPQTLTEKAGTALGVVQTRISGDLKRFKEYIERRGTETGGWRGDVTRPPQAGETRHDLPGGGRPGDPIR, from the coding sequence GTGACGACGATCGAAAAGTCCGTGGACGTCGAGGTCCCGGTGCAGACCGCGTACAACCAGTGGACGCAGTTCGAGTCGTTCCCGGAGTTCATGGAGGGTGTCGAGCGCATCGAGCAGGTGACCGCCACCCGCACCCACTGGGTGACCAAGATCGGTGGCGTGGAGCGGGAGTTCGACGCCGAGATCACCGAGCAGCACCCGGACGAGCGGGTCGCGTGGCACACCGTCGACGGCCCGCCGCAGGGCGGCGTGGTGACCTTCCACCGGCTCGACGACCGGCACACCCGGGTCCACCTGCAGATGGAGTACGACCCGCAGACCCTCACCGAGAAGGCGGGCACGGCCCTGGGCGTCGTGCAGACGCGCATCTCGGGCGACCTGAAGCGGTTCAAGGAGTACATCGAGCGCCGCGGCACCGAGACCGGCGGCTGGCGCGGTGACGTGACCCGGCCGCCGCAGGCCGGCGAGACGCGTCACGACCTGCCCGGCGGCGGTCGTCCGGGCGACCCGATCCGATGA
- a CDS encoding metallophosphoesterase family protein: MIRVAAVGDVHLGEDARGRLRPALEKVGEHADVLLLAGDLTRHGTVSEARVVADEFGGLPVPVVAVLGNHDHHDDKPEEVTRVLRDAGLTVLEGDSVTIPVDGHTLGVAGVKGFGGGFAGKCGSAFGEREMKAFIQHTTEIAGSLENALTSLDTDVKVALTHYAPVPDTLRGEPPEIYPFLGSYLLGEAIDSTGTHLAVHGHAHFGVEHGMTPGGVRVRNVAQPIIRSAFTVYCVEPAVLEVSHG, translated from the coding sequence ATGATCCGCGTCGCCGCGGTCGGGGACGTGCACCTCGGCGAGGACGCGCGCGGGCGGTTGCGGCCCGCGCTGGAGAAGGTCGGCGAGCACGCCGACGTGCTGCTGCTCGCCGGCGACCTCACCCGGCACGGCACGGTGTCGGAGGCCCGGGTCGTGGCCGACGAGTTCGGCGGCCTGCCGGTGCCCGTGGTGGCGGTGCTGGGCAACCACGACCACCACGACGACAAGCCCGAGGAGGTCACGCGGGTGCTGCGGGACGCCGGGCTGACCGTGCTGGAGGGCGACTCGGTGACCATCCCGGTCGACGGGCACACCCTCGGCGTGGCCGGCGTGAAGGGCTTCGGCGGCGGGTTCGCGGGCAAGTGCGGGAGCGCGTTCGGCGAGCGGGAGATGAAGGCGTTCATCCAGCACACCACCGAGATCGCCGGTTCGCTGGAGAACGCGCTGACCTCGCTCGACACCGACGTGAAGGTGGCGTTGACGCACTACGCGCCGGTCCCGGACACGCTGCGCGGCGAGCCGCCGGAGATCTACCCGTTCCTCGGCTCGTACCTGCTGGGCGAGGCGATCGACAGCACCGGCACCCACCTCGCGGTGCACGGGCACGCCCACTTCGGCGTGGAGCACGGCATGACCCCCGGCGGGGTGCGGGTGCGCAACGTGGCGCAGCCGATCATCCGCTCCGCCTTCACCGTCTACTGCGTGGAACCGGCCGTGCTGGAGGTGTCGCATGGGTGA
- a CDS encoding BON domain-containing protein: protein MTAEQYLAARLRRALAEDPRTTELGVRVTVRGDHVLLSGDVACAERRDELEAVIHDVAPELTVLDDVKVTPVGEPEGREELR from the coding sequence ATGACCGCTGAGCAGTACCTCGCCGCCCGGTTGCGCCGGGCGCTGGCCGAAGACCCCCGCACCACCGAACTGGGTGTGCGGGTGACCGTGCGCGGTGACCACGTGCTGCTGTCCGGTGACGTGGCGTGCGCCGAGCGGCGTGACGAGCTGGAAGCGGTGATCCACGACGTCGCGCCCGAGCTGACCGTGCTGGACGACGTGAAGGTCACGCCGGTCGGTGAACCCGAGGGCAGGGAGGAGTTGCGATGA